A segment of the Nitrosospira briensis C-128 genome:
TTTTCTTTTCCAATGGAAAATTCATGATGGTTGATCCTATCGGGGATCCGGAACGCGCCGGCCATGAAAGTTGTGGTGAGCCGGGTATCGAATTTGCCTCATATACTTATGATGCCGGCAGCAAGGGCTTGGCGATTAAAGGATTCACCTATGATAACAACGGTTGCGCGGGTTTTTCCGGCGCCGAGACGACATCGTTCAAACTGAATGCCGACGGCAATACCGCAACGCTTGAAACAAAGGGTGGTCCCGCATTGACGTTGCATCGGATTTCTAAGTAGCTTGGAGGGGTTCGGAATGCGTACATTACTGTTTTCATTCTCCCTGATGACCATGGTCGCATTGACCGGGTGTGCCGGAGTCCCTCAAGTGAGGCTCCCACAGGATGTTGCACCGGTCACCAGCTTCGATACGCAGAAGTATCTGGGTAAATGGTATGAGATTGCACGCCTGGAGCATTCTTCCGAAAAAGGGTTGAGCGATATTACCGCGACTTACAGCTTGCGTGATGATGGTGGTATCAAGGTGGTGAACCGAGGATACGACGCCTTGAAAGACAAATGGCGCACTGCCGAAGGGAAGGCTTATCCTGTGGGAAGCCCCGACACGGGCTATTTGAAAGTATCTTTTTTTGGACCATTCTACGGTTCGTACGTAGTTTTCGATCTGGATACCGACTACCAGTATTCCTTTGTCACAGGGCCGGACAAGAACTATCTATGGTTGCTTTCGCGTACTCCACGCGCTTCGGATGAAGTGTTGACCCGATTCATAAGCGAAGCGGATAAGCTTGGGTACGATATCGACAAGCTTATCTATGTAGACCAAAGCCGATCAATCTCTTCAATGCCGCAATGATTTCAGATCGGGCTGGCGTTGCCATGCCTGGCGGTGTCGCGCAGTTGGCGCACTCTGTCATGGTTACGTTTTGCGCCCTCGTATTGCTGGTCAAGGAGGGCACGCAGATTGCCCGGTAATTCTTCCCTTAGCGCATTCTCATAGGCCACCACGGCAGCCGCTTCACCGCGTTCGCATTCTTCAAGCACCGCCAGATTATCATTGCTGGTCAAA
Coding sequences within it:
- a CDS encoding lipocalin family protein, whose amino-acid sequence is MRTLLFSFSLMTMVALTGCAGVPQVRLPQDVAPVTSFDTQKYLGKWYEIARLEHSSEKGLSDITATYSLRDDGGIKVVNRGYDALKDKWRTAEGKAYPVGSPDTGYLKVSFFGPFYGSYVVFDLDTDYQYSFVTGPDKNYLWLLSRTPRASDEVLTRFISEADKLGYDIDKLIYVDQSRSISSMPQ